In Mytilus trossulus isolate FHL-02 chromosome 6, PNRI_Mtr1.1.1.hap1, whole genome shotgun sequence, a single window of DNA contains:
- the LOC134721926 gene encoding uncharacterized protein LOC134721926 isoform X1 — MSTVNTSETEQQILKRQIRYLTDLINTTAGSSKHSEVGPNTSSKLLYKQDKDDRQRRHISNTGKQSEKDSSKFSWKKTNIDYNKAQKTAITQPCPCQTVIYRSSTNGTQDNKVIKGSLTELQSNLSLPSTSQKAVNHSSIWSSQKLSLGSHKLDIQISNKISKPASIKTSTEENKKLKNELLKRSYSVPLDINLPKQKGTENLVTDNRDTSSLPQNGCVLQRLRKHPFMNRSKNQTLVQTHPPNEKTEIASTRLCSDSISDLKTSETKLSDITGSHFVKPNLQYSKSYQGSVDTVKSTDESKEIGKSKKSAAVSQIPDGKQTRTKSSSSEISPSKKEMLQELNRKLSETSDKISALKRQLSFKSNVSNPQKITNTKRLDIVVKNGVKTEVSKDLTKNTSVTIQNQQKNSVNTNPTNKIIHDLSGLNPDSVCRKSELIDADRFTQKSRYSLQKSVPIETPVTCNPLPSKTGGRESFVENIKTSKVPFNSKYKLRKNVSEIAPSITPKHNRVFIDSEYSSGNVLSEFSSSRNVLSESSSSRNVLSESSSSRNVLLMSTRSQTTNVIKSKYKLQKVCSSISSSNELSSPHCSQPSTGGNQNPVVFNSKFKLRKQNSQGETIIHTLTNSNTQVASNIIKSKYKLRKIGQNTSPILKLTANKKKPVFKSQFIFNDMSTCTSTVGVERSQGYSGWYHKSSGNSWRQTRNRFYGSSSHRRKKFPSRISYHGNGYHGISRSKSKYNYNNQWIHSKPNKGRNWTSKYRLGSDRNMYKYSRQGNTAKSPLLINKRYVLKRLQRTTKSPTNYKKVHTIQSSKDNNKMVVINGMLYKSSGHSLVKTNQQKPNNNQIVVKKMNTSAMKIVKVRGIKFQMDTSGKTLKRMDSSPVKSDNQISRQAFKSSVNRIDIGGMTYIQTKPGTLEQVGSNKAKAIASRMKHRSILTATAKYKKDNTKKKVAKKYCMFFNRFGKCERGSNCPYVHDPDRVAVCTRFLRGTCKVDDCLFSHKVAKEKMPTCSYFLRGVCNRDDCPYLHVNVSKTAKVCQDFIKGFCQLGEKCKKRHITTCPSYSKTGVCSEVKPCKLKHIKRKQRKVSLDGKETREKDKPQKLQLKRQYEEGVTEQSDIPFKQRKLPAFISILSENKEKSDDAKKNEIAVSVIKIRPHLG; from the exons ATGTCGACAGTCAACACCTCAGAAACAGAACAACAGATATTAAAACGTCAAATAAGATATCTGACTG aTTTGATAAATACCACTGCAGGATCATCAAAACATAGTGAAGTAGGACCAAACACATCCAGTAAACTGTTATATAAACAAGATAAAGATGATAGGCAAAGAAGACATATCAGCAATACAGGGAAACAGTCTGAAAAGGATTCCTCTAAATTTTCCTGgaagaaaacaaacattgaTTACAATAAAGCTCAAAAGACAGCAATAACTCAACCGTGTCCATGTCAAACAGTCATTTATAGATCATCAACAAATGGTACACAAGATAACAAAGTAATAAAGGGATCTCTGACAGAATTACAGTCAAACCTGAGCTTACCGTCAACTTCTCAAAAAGCAGTAAATCATTCCAGTATTTGGTCCTCTCAAAAATTGTCATTGGGATCTCACAAATTAGACATtcaaatatctaataaaatctCAAAGCCTGCTTCAATCAAAACTTCTACTGAGGAAAATAAGAAACTGaaaaatgaattgttaaaaAGGTCTTACTCAGTACCATTAGAtataaatttaccaaaacaaaaggGAACTGAAAATTTGGTGACAGATAATAGAGATACAAGCAGTTTACCTCAAAATGGATGTGTTTTACAGAGACTAAGGAAACATCCCTTTATGAATAGGTCTAAAAATCAAACATTGGTGCAGACACACCCACCAAATGAAAAAACAGAAATAGCATCAACTAGATTGTGCAGTGACAGTATAAGTGATTTGAAAACTTCAGAAACTAAGTTGAGTGATATCACTGGAAGTCATTTTGTGAAACCAAATCTTCAATATTCTAAGTCTTATCAAGGTAGTGTTGATACAGTGAAAAGTACAGATGAATCAAAAGAAATTGGCAAATCTAAGAAGTCTGCGGCAGTAAGTCAAATACCTGATGGaaaacaaacaagaacaaaatcaAGTAGTTCTGAAATTTCTCCTTCAAAGAAAGAGATGTTACAGGAATTAAATAGAAAGCTATCTGAAACATCAGATAAAATTTCAGCATTGAAAAGACAGTTATCATTCAAATCAAATGTAAGCAATCctcaaaaaattacaaataccAAAAGGCTTGATATAGTTGTCAAAAATGGAGTAAAAACTGAAGTTAGCAAGGATCTCACAAAAAACACATCTGTCACTATTCAAAATCAGCAGAAAAATTCTGTTAACACAAACCCTACAAATAAAATCATACATGATTTGTCAGGGTTAAATCCAGATTCTGTTTGTAGGAAAAGTGAATTGATAGATGCTGATAGATTTACCCAAAAGTCAAGGTATTCATTGCAGAAAAGTGTGCCTATAGAAACTCCAGTAACTTGTAATCCTTTGCCGTCAAAAACTGGTGGCAGAGAGTCTTTTGTGGAAAACATAAAGACTTCAAAAGTGccttttaattcaaaatataaacttaGGAAAAATGTGTCTGAAATTGCACCTTCCATTACGCCAAAACATAATAGGGTATTCATTGATTCAGAATACAGCTCAGGGAATGTTTTATCAGAGTTTTCCAGCTCAAGGAATGTTTTATCAGAGTCTTCCAGCTCAAGGAATGTTTTATCAGAGTCTTCCAGCTCAAGGAATGTTTTATTGATGTCAACCAGGTCTCAAACAACAAATGTgataaaatctaaatacaaacTTCAAAAAGTTTGTTCTTCAATATCTTCTAGCAATGAATTATCATCACCACACTGCAGTCAACCGTCAACGGGAGGAAATCAAAATCCTGtagtttttaattcaaaattcaaattaagaaaacaaaattcacAAGGAGAAACAATAATTCATACTTTAACGAATAGCAACACACAAGTTGCATCCAACATCATAAAGTCCAAGTACAAATTGAGAAAGATTGGTCAAAATACCAGTCCAATACTGAAATTAAcagcaaataaaaagaaaccagTTTTCAAGtctcaatttatatttaatgacATGTCCACTTGCACAAGTACTGTTGGAGTTGAAAGAAGTCAAGGGTATTCTGGATGGTATCATAAATCTTCAGGAAATTCATGGCGTCAAACAAGGAACAGGTTTTATGGATCCAGTTCACACAGAAGAAAGAAATTTCCAAGCAGGATTAGTTACCATGGGAATGGTTACCATGGCATTAGCAGGAGTAAATCTAAATATAACTACAATAATCAATGGATCCATTCTAAACCAAATAAGGGAAGGAACTGGACATCCAAATACAGATTGGG ttcagacagAAATATGTACAAGTACAGTCGTCAAGGAAATACAGCAAAAAGTCcattattgataaataaaagatatgtGCTGAAACGGCTTCAAAGGACAACAAAAAGTCCTACAAATTACAAGAAAGT aCATACTATCCAGAGCAGTAAAGATAACAACAAAATGGTTGTTATAAATGGAATGTTATATAAATCTAGTGGACATAGTCTGGTGAAGACAAATCAACAAAAGCCAAACAATAATCAAATTGTTGTTAAAA aaatgaatACCTCAGCAATGAAGATAGTGAAAGTCAGAGGAATCAAATTCCAGATGGATACTTCAGGGAAAACCTTAAAAAGGATGGATTCAAGTCCTGTTAAATCTG ATAATCAAATCTCAAGACAAGCTTTCAAATCTTCTGTGAACAGAATTGATATAGGTGGAATGACTTATATACAGACGAAACCTGGAACATTGGAACAAGTTGGCTCTAACAAAGCCAAAGCAATTGCTAG CCGAATGAAACACAGAAGTATTCTCACTGCTACAGCAAAGTATAAGAAGGACAATACAAAGAAGAAAGTAGCCAAGAAATACTGCATGTTCTTCAACAGATTTGGAAAGTGTGAAAGGGGAAGTAACTGTCCATATGTACATGATCCAGACAGAGTAGCTGTGTGCACAAG atTCTTAAGAGGAACCTGTAAAGTTGATGATTGTCTGTTTTCTCATAAAGTGGCCAAGGAGAAGATGCCAACATGTTCTTATTTTCTGCGAGGAGTTTGTAACCGTGACGACTGTCCATATCTACATGTAAATGTCAGTAAAACAGCTAAAGTTTGCCAAGATTTTATCAAAGGATTTTGTCAGTTGGGAGAAAAG TGTAAAAAGAGACACATAACAACTTGTCCATCTTATTCAAAAACTGGTGTTTGTTCAGAAGTAAAGCcatgtaaattaaaacatatcaaGAGGAAGCAAAGAAAAGTATCATTGGATGGTAAAGAAACTAG
- the LOC134721926 gene encoding uncharacterized protein LOC134721926 isoform X3: MSTVNTSETEQQILKRQIRYLTDLINTTAGSSKHSEVGPNTSSKLLYKQDKDDRQRRHISNTGKQSEKDSSKFSWKKTNIDYNKAQKTAITQPCPCQTVIYRSSTNGTQDNKVIKGSLTELQSNLSLPSTSQKAVNHSSIWSSQKLSLGSHKLDIQISNKISKPASIKTSTEENKKLKNELLKRSYSVPLDINLPKQKGTENLVTDNRDTSSLPQNGCVLQRLRKHPFMNRSKNQTLVQTHPPNEKTEIASTRLCSDSISDLKTSETKLSDITGSHFVKPNLQYSKSYQGSVDTVKSTDESKEIGKSKKSAAVSQIPDGKQTRTKSSSSEISPSKKEMLQELNRKLSETSDKISALKRQLSFKSNVSNPQKITNTKRLDIVVKNGVKTEVSKDLTKNTSVTIQNQQKNSVNTNPTNKIIHDLSGLNPDSVCRKSELIDADRFTQKSRYSLQKSVPIETPVTCNPLPSKTGGRESFVENIKTSKVPFNSKYKLRKNVSEIAPSITPKHNRVFIDSEYSSGNVLSEFSSSRNVLSESSSSRNVLSESSSSRNVLLMSTRSQTTNVIKSKYKLQKVCSSISSSNELSSPHCSQPSTGGNQNPVVFNSKFKLRKQNSQGETIIHTLTNSNTQVASNIIKSKYKLRKIGQNTSPILKLTANKKKPVFKSQFIFNDMSTCTSTVGVERSQGYSGWYHKSSGNSWRQTRNRFYGSSSHRRKKFPSRISYHGNGYHGISRSKSKYNYNNQWIHSKPNKGRNWTSKYRLDRNMYKYSRQGNTAKSPLLINKRYVLKRLQRTTKSPTNYKKVHTIQSSKDNNKMVVINGMLYKSSGHSLVKTNQQKPNNNQIVVKKMNTSAMKIVKVRGIKFQMDTSGKTLKRMDSSPVKSDNQISRQAFKSSVNRIDIGGMTYIQTKPGTLEQVGSNKAKAIASRMKHRSILTATAKYKKDNTKKKVAKKYCMFFNRFGKCERGSNCPYVHDPDRVAVCTRFLRGTCKVDDCLFSHKVAKEKMPTCSYFLRGVCNRDDCPYLHVNVSKTAKVCQDFIKGFCQLGEKCKKRHITTCPSYSKTGVCSEVKPCKLKHIKRKQRKVSLDGKETREKDKPQKLQLKRQYEEGVTEQSDIPFKQRKLPAFISILSENKEKSDDAKKNEIAVSVIKIRPHLG, translated from the exons ATGTCGACAGTCAACACCTCAGAAACAGAACAACAGATATTAAAACGTCAAATAAGATATCTGACTG aTTTGATAAATACCACTGCAGGATCATCAAAACATAGTGAAGTAGGACCAAACACATCCAGTAAACTGTTATATAAACAAGATAAAGATGATAGGCAAAGAAGACATATCAGCAATACAGGGAAACAGTCTGAAAAGGATTCCTCTAAATTTTCCTGgaagaaaacaaacattgaTTACAATAAAGCTCAAAAGACAGCAATAACTCAACCGTGTCCATGTCAAACAGTCATTTATAGATCATCAACAAATGGTACACAAGATAACAAAGTAATAAAGGGATCTCTGACAGAATTACAGTCAAACCTGAGCTTACCGTCAACTTCTCAAAAAGCAGTAAATCATTCCAGTATTTGGTCCTCTCAAAAATTGTCATTGGGATCTCACAAATTAGACATtcaaatatctaataaaatctCAAAGCCTGCTTCAATCAAAACTTCTACTGAGGAAAATAAGAAACTGaaaaatgaattgttaaaaAGGTCTTACTCAGTACCATTAGAtataaatttaccaaaacaaaaggGAACTGAAAATTTGGTGACAGATAATAGAGATACAAGCAGTTTACCTCAAAATGGATGTGTTTTACAGAGACTAAGGAAACATCCCTTTATGAATAGGTCTAAAAATCAAACATTGGTGCAGACACACCCACCAAATGAAAAAACAGAAATAGCATCAACTAGATTGTGCAGTGACAGTATAAGTGATTTGAAAACTTCAGAAACTAAGTTGAGTGATATCACTGGAAGTCATTTTGTGAAACCAAATCTTCAATATTCTAAGTCTTATCAAGGTAGTGTTGATACAGTGAAAAGTACAGATGAATCAAAAGAAATTGGCAAATCTAAGAAGTCTGCGGCAGTAAGTCAAATACCTGATGGaaaacaaacaagaacaaaatcaAGTAGTTCTGAAATTTCTCCTTCAAAGAAAGAGATGTTACAGGAATTAAATAGAAAGCTATCTGAAACATCAGATAAAATTTCAGCATTGAAAAGACAGTTATCATTCAAATCAAATGTAAGCAATCctcaaaaaattacaaataccAAAAGGCTTGATATAGTTGTCAAAAATGGAGTAAAAACTGAAGTTAGCAAGGATCTCACAAAAAACACATCTGTCACTATTCAAAATCAGCAGAAAAATTCTGTTAACACAAACCCTACAAATAAAATCATACATGATTTGTCAGGGTTAAATCCAGATTCTGTTTGTAGGAAAAGTGAATTGATAGATGCTGATAGATTTACCCAAAAGTCAAGGTATTCATTGCAGAAAAGTGTGCCTATAGAAACTCCAGTAACTTGTAATCCTTTGCCGTCAAAAACTGGTGGCAGAGAGTCTTTTGTGGAAAACATAAAGACTTCAAAAGTGccttttaattcaaaatataaacttaGGAAAAATGTGTCTGAAATTGCACCTTCCATTACGCCAAAACATAATAGGGTATTCATTGATTCAGAATACAGCTCAGGGAATGTTTTATCAGAGTTTTCCAGCTCAAGGAATGTTTTATCAGAGTCTTCCAGCTCAAGGAATGTTTTATCAGAGTCTTCCAGCTCAAGGAATGTTTTATTGATGTCAACCAGGTCTCAAACAACAAATGTgataaaatctaaatacaaacTTCAAAAAGTTTGTTCTTCAATATCTTCTAGCAATGAATTATCATCACCACACTGCAGTCAACCGTCAACGGGAGGAAATCAAAATCCTGtagtttttaattcaaaattcaaattaagaaaacaaaattcacAAGGAGAAACAATAATTCATACTTTAACGAATAGCAACACACAAGTTGCATCCAACATCATAAAGTCCAAGTACAAATTGAGAAAGATTGGTCAAAATACCAGTCCAATACTGAAATTAAcagcaaataaaaagaaaccagTTTTCAAGtctcaatttatatttaatgacATGTCCACTTGCACAAGTACTGTTGGAGTTGAAAGAAGTCAAGGGTATTCTGGATGGTATCATAAATCTTCAGGAAATTCATGGCGTCAAACAAGGAACAGGTTTTATGGATCCAGTTCACACAGAAGAAAGAAATTTCCAAGCAGGATTAGTTACCATGGGAATGGTTACCATGGCATTAGCAGGAGTAAATCTAAATATAACTACAATAATCAATGGATCCATTCTAAACCAAATAAGGGAAGGAACTGGACATCCAAATACAGATTGG acagAAATATGTACAAGTACAGTCGTCAAGGAAATACAGCAAAAAGTCcattattgataaataaaagatatgtGCTGAAACGGCTTCAAAGGACAACAAAAAGTCCTACAAATTACAAGAAAGT aCATACTATCCAGAGCAGTAAAGATAACAACAAAATGGTTGTTATAAATGGAATGTTATATAAATCTAGTGGACATAGTCTGGTGAAGACAAATCAACAAAAGCCAAACAATAATCAAATTGTTGTTAAAA aaatgaatACCTCAGCAATGAAGATAGTGAAAGTCAGAGGAATCAAATTCCAGATGGATACTTCAGGGAAAACCTTAAAAAGGATGGATTCAAGTCCTGTTAAATCTG ATAATCAAATCTCAAGACAAGCTTTCAAATCTTCTGTGAACAGAATTGATATAGGTGGAATGACTTATATACAGACGAAACCTGGAACATTGGAACAAGTTGGCTCTAACAAAGCCAAAGCAATTGCTAG CCGAATGAAACACAGAAGTATTCTCACTGCTACAGCAAAGTATAAGAAGGACAATACAAAGAAGAAAGTAGCCAAGAAATACTGCATGTTCTTCAACAGATTTGGAAAGTGTGAAAGGGGAAGTAACTGTCCATATGTACATGATCCAGACAGAGTAGCTGTGTGCACAAG atTCTTAAGAGGAACCTGTAAAGTTGATGATTGTCTGTTTTCTCATAAAGTGGCCAAGGAGAAGATGCCAACATGTTCTTATTTTCTGCGAGGAGTTTGTAACCGTGACGACTGTCCATATCTACATGTAAATGTCAGTAAAACAGCTAAAGTTTGCCAAGATTTTATCAAAGGATTTTGTCAGTTGGGAGAAAAG TGTAAAAAGAGACACATAACAACTTGTCCATCTTATTCAAAAACTGGTGTTTGTTCAGAAGTAAAGCcatgtaaattaaaacatatcaaGAGGAAGCAAAGAAAAGTATCATTGGATGGTAAAGAAACTAG
- the LOC134721926 gene encoding uncharacterized protein LOC134721926 isoform X2, with protein MSTVNTSETEQRILKRQIRYLTDLINTTAGSSKHSEVGPNTSSKLLYKQDKDDRQRRHISNTGKQSEKDSSKFSWKKTNIDYNKAQKTAITQPCPCQTVIYRSSTNGTQDNKVIKGSLTELQSNLSLPSTSQKAVNHSSIWSSQKLSLGSHKLDIQISNKISKPASIKTSTEENKKLKNELLKRSYSVPLDINLPKQKGTENLVTDNRDTSSLPQNGCVLQRLRKHPFMNRSKNQTLVQTHPPNEKTEIASTRLCSDSISDLKTSETKLSDITGSHFVKPNLQYSKSYQGSVDTVKSTDESKEIGKSKKSAAVSQIPDGKQTRTKSSSSEISPSKKEMLQELNRKLSETSDKISALKRQLSFKSNVSNPQKITNTKRLDIVVKNGVKTEVSKDLTKNTSVTIQNQQKNSVNTNPTNKIIHDLSGLNPDSVCRKSELIDADRFTQKSRYSLQKSVPIETPVTCNPLPSKTGGRESFVENIKTSKVPFNSKYKLRKNVSEIAPSITPKHNRVFIDSEYSSGNVLSEFSSSRNVLSESSSSRNVLSESSSSRNVLLMSTRSQTTNVIKSKYKLQKVCSSISSSNELSSPHCSQPSTGGNQNPVVFNSKFKLRKQNSQGETIIHTLTNSNTQVASNIIKSKYKLRKIGQNTSPILKLTANKKKPVFKSQFIFNDMSTCTSTVGVERSQGYSGWYHKSSGNSWRQTRNRFYGSSSHRRKKFPSRISYHGNGYHGISRSKSKYNYNNQWIHSKPNKGRNWTSKYRLGSDRNMYKYSRQGNTAKSPLLINKRYVLKRLQRTTKSPTNYKKVHTIQSSKDNNKMVVINGMLYKSSGHSLVKTNQQKPNNNQIVVKKMNTSAMKIVKVRGIKFQMDTSGKTLKRMDSSPVKSDNQISRQAFKSSVNRIDIGGMTYIQTKPGTLEQVGSNKAKAIASRMKHRSILTATAKYKKDNTKKKVAKKYCMFFNRFGKCERGSNCPYVHDPDRVAVCTRFLRGTCKVDDCLFSHKVAKEKMPTCSYFLRGVCNRDDCPYLHVNVSKTAKVCQDFIKGFCQLGEKCKKRHITTCPSYSKTGVCSEVKPCKLKHIKRKQRKVSLDGKETREKDKPQKLQLKRQYEEGVTEQSDIPFKQRKLPAFISILSENKEKSDDAKKNEIAVSVIKIRPHLG; from the exons atgtcaacagtCAACACCTCAGAAACAGAACAACGGATATTAAAACGTCAAATAAGATATCTGACTG aTTTGATAAATACCACTGCAGGATCATCAAAACATAGTGAAGTAGGACCAAACACATCCAGTAAACTGTTATATAAACAAGATAAAGATGATAGGCAAAGAAGACATATCAGCAATACAGGGAAACAGTCTGAAAAGGATTCCTCTAAATTTTCCTGgaagaaaacaaacattgaTTACAATAAAGCTCAAAAGACAGCAATAACTCAACCGTGTCCATGTCAAACAGTCATTTATAGATCATCAACAAATGGTACACAAGATAACAAAGTAATAAAGGGATCTCTGACAGAATTACAGTCAAACCTGAGCTTACCGTCAACTTCTCAAAAAGCAGTAAATCATTCCAGTATTTGGTCCTCTCAAAAATTGTCATTGGGATCTCACAAATTAGACATtcaaatatctaataaaatctCAAAGCCTGCTTCAATCAAAACTTCTACTGAGGAAAATAAGAAACTGaaaaatgaattgttaaaaAGGTCTTACTCAGTACCATTAGAtataaatttaccaaaacaaaaggGAACTGAAAATTTGGTGACAGATAATAGAGATACAAGCAGTTTACCTCAAAATGGATGTGTTTTACAGAGACTAAGGAAACATCCCTTTATGAATAGGTCTAAAAATCAAACATTGGTGCAGACACACCCACCAAATGAAAAAACAGAAATAGCATCAACTAGATTGTGCAGTGACAGTATAAGTGATTTGAAAACTTCAGAAACTAAGTTGAGTGATATCACTGGAAGTCATTTTGTGAAACCAAATCTTCAATATTCTAAGTCTTATCAAGGTAGTGTTGATACAGTGAAAAGTACAGATGAATCAAAAGAAATTGGCAAATCTAAGAAGTCTGCGGCAGTAAGTCAAATACCTGATGGaaaacaaacaagaacaaaatcaAGTAGTTCTGAAATTTCTCCTTCAAAGAAAGAGATGTTACAGGAATTAAATAGAAAGCTATCTGAAACATCAGATAAAATTTCAGCATTGAAAAGACAGTTATCATTCAAATCAAATGTAAGCAATCctcaaaaaattacaaataccAAAAGGCTTGATATAGTTGTCAAAAATGGAGTAAAAACTGAAGTTAGCAAGGATCTCACAAAAAACACATCTGTCACTATTCAAAATCAGCAGAAAAATTCTGTTAACACAAACCCTACAAATAAAATCATACATGATTTGTCAGGGTTAAATCCAGATTCTGTTTGTAGGAAAAGTGAATTGATAGATGCTGATAGATTTACCCAAAAGTCAAGGTATTCATTGCAGAAAAGTGTGCCTATAGAAACTCCAGTAACTTGTAATCCTTTGCCGTCAAAAACTGGTGGCAGAGAGTCTTTTGTGGAAAACATAAAGACTTCAAAAGTGccttttaattcaaaatataaacttaGGAAAAATGTGTCTGAAATTGCACCTTCCATTACGCCAAAACATAATAGGGTATTCATTGATTCAGAATACAGCTCAGGGAATGTTTTATCAGAGTTTTCCAGCTCAAGGAATGTTTTATCAGAGTCTTCCAGCTCAAGGAATGTTTTATCAGAGTCTTCCAGCTCAAGGAATGTTTTATTGATGTCAACCAGGTCTCAAACAACAAATGTgataaaatctaaatacaaacTTCAAAAAGTTTGTTCTTCAATATCTTCTAGCAATGAATTATCATCACCACACTGCAGTCAACCGTCAACGGGAGGAAATCAAAATCCTGtagtttttaattcaaaattcaaattaagaaaacaaaattcacAAGGAGAAACAATAATTCATACTTTAACGAATAGCAACACACAAGTTGCATCCAACATCATAAAGTCCAAGTACAAATTGAGAAAGATTGGTCAAAATACCAGTCCAATACTGAAATTAAcagcaaataaaaagaaaccagTTTTCAAGtctcaatttatatttaatgacATGTCCACTTGCACAAGTACTGTTGGAGTTGAAAGAAGTCAAGGGTATTCTGGATGGTATCATAAATCTTCAGGAAATTCATGGCGTCAAACAAGGAACAGGTTTTATGGATCCAGTTCACACAGAAGAAAGAAATTTCCAAGCAGGATTAGTTACCATGGGAATGGTTACCATGGCATTAGCAGGAGTAAATCTAAATATAACTACAATAATCAATGGATCCATTCTAAACCAAATAAGGGAAGGAACTGGACATCCAAATACAGATTGGG ttcagacagAAATATGTACAAGTACAGTCGTCAAGGAAATACAGCAAAAAGTCcattattgataaataaaagatatgtGCTGAAACGGCTTCAAAGGACAACAAAAAGTCCTACAAATTACAAGAAAGT aCATACTATCCAGAGCAGTAAAGATAACAACAAAATGGTTGTTATAAATGGAATGTTATATAAATCTAGTGGACATAGTCTGGTGAAGACAAATCAACAAAAGCCAAACAATAATCAAATTGTTGTTAAAA aaatgaatACCTCAGCAATGAAGATAGTGAAAGTCAGAGGAATCAAATTCCAGATGGATACTTCAGGGAAAACCTTAAAAAGGATGGATTCAAGTCCTGTTAAATCTG ATAATCAAATCTCAAGACAAGCTTTCAAATCTTCTGTGAACAGAATTGATATAGGTGGAATGACTTATATACAGACGAAACCTGGAACATTGGAACAAGTTGGCTCTAACAAAGCCAAAGCAATTGCTAG CCGAATGAAACACAGAAGTATTCTCACTGCTACAGCAAAGTATAAGAAGGACAATACAAAGAAGAAAGTAGCCAAGAAATACTGCATGTTCTTCAACAGATTTGGAAAGTGTGAAAGGGGAAGTAACTGTCCATATGTACATGATCCAGACAGAGTAGCTGTGTGCACAAG atTCTTAAGAGGAACCTGTAAAGTTGATGATTGTCTGTTTTCTCATAAAGTGGCCAAGGAGAAGATGCCAACATGTTCTTATTTTCTGCGAGGAGTTTGTAACCGTGACGACTGTCCATATCTACATGTAAATGTCAGTAAAACAGCTAAAGTTTGCCAAGATTTTATCAAAGGATTTTGTCAGTTGGGAGAAAAG TGTAAAAAGAGACACATAACAACTTGTCCATCTTATTCAAAAACTGGTGTTTGTTCAGAAGTAAAGCcatgtaaattaaaacatatcaaGAGGAAGCAAAGAAAAGTATCATTGGATGGTAAAGAAACTAG